GGTCGCCGGCGCGATCAGCATGCCGCCCTGCCGCATCCAGCTTTTCAGGGTGAGCGCGTCGGGCAGCAGCGCCGGAAAGCCCCAGAACCCCGCCAGCGACCACACGGCGAGCGCCGCGAGCCCGAGAACCACCGCCGCCGCCGAGAGCGCGCCGAGCAGCAGCGACACGCCCCGCAGCGCGCCGTCGCGCGCGCCGCGCCGGCCCGTCGCGATCCGGCTCCGGCCCAGCCCTGCAACCACCGCCTCGCCCAGCCGCCAGAGCCCCAGCGCCGCGACGGTCAGCGCCAGTTGCAGCAGCGCCCCGGCGGCGGCGCGCAGGCGCAGCGCCAGATCCGGATCGTTCATCCAGCGCAGCACCTGCACCGAGAGCGTCGGCGGCGTGCTCGGCCCGAGGATCAGCGCCACGTCGACCACGCTCATGGAAAAGGCCAGCACCGCATAGACCGGCAGGCGGATCTGCGGATAGAGCCTCGGGAACACCGTCAGCAGCCAGCCGGTGCTGCGCCCGTAGCCGAGGCTGCGCGCGGTGGCGAGGCTCTGGCCCGGGCGCAGCGCCGGCAGCGCGGCCAGCGTCATCAGCAGCAGGAAGGGCACTTCCTTGACCACCAGCCCGGCGATCAGCGACAGACCCAGCGGGTCTTGCAGGATTAGCAGATCGGGCGGGCGTTCCCAGCCGGCGAGCGGGGCGATTGCGCGGGCGATCCAGCCCGACGGCGCGATCAGGAAGGCCAGCCCGAAGGCGGCGGCGGCATGTGGCACCGAGAGCAGCGGCGACAGCGCCCGCTCCAGCCAGCGAAAGGCGCGTGTGCCCTGCCAGCCGGCGCAGATCAGCACGGTGAGCCCGAGCGCCAGCGCCGTGGCGGCGAGCCCGGTGCCGGCGCTCAGCGCCATGGCGCGCGGCAGGCCGGGCCAGGCCATGAGATCGCGGAAGGGCATCAGCCCGGGCTCGATCCGCCCCAGCGCCGGCATCACCCCGAAGGCGGGCAGCAGCGTGCCCGCCAAGCCCGCCGCCACCGGGCCGAGCATCACCAGCAGCGTCAGGGCCGGGGCGAGCCGTAACACCTTACTCGGCGATCCCGTAGCGTGCCGCCCAGTCTTCCTCCAGCCGCTCCATCCAGGACGGGTGCGGCTCGGGCAGGGGGGCGCCGAGCTCGGCGGCGCTCAGCGTGGCGGGGCCGGCGGCGATGGCCTCGAAGCGGGCGCGGTCGGCATCGTCGAGCCGCGTCATGTCGAGCACGGTGCCCAGCCCCCAGATCTCCGGATCGGCCATGCGCGCCTGCGCCTCGGGCGAGAGCAGGATATTGGCCACCACCATCGCGCCTTCCCTGGCATTGGCGTTGTAGGGGATGGCGACAAAGCTGGCATTGCCCAGCGTGCCGCCCTCATGCACATGGCTGCGCACGCTGTCCGGAAGCTGGCCGTTGGCGATGGCATTGGCGGCGGCGTTGGGGTTGAACTCGAAGCCGATGTCGATCTCGTTATCGGCCATGAGCTGAATGAGCCGCGCGCTGTTCTGCGGATAGGCCCGGCCCTGACGCCAGAGCAGCGGGGTAAGGGCGTCCATGAACTCCCAGAGCGGCGCGGTGACGGCGGCGTAATCGGCCTGCGTCACCGGCAGCGACAGCGCGTCGCGATCCGGCGTCAGCTCGATCAGCGCCTGTTTCAGGAAGGTCGAGCCGAGGAAATCCGGCGGCTGCGGAAAGGCGAAGCGGCCCGGGTTGTCCTCTGCCCAGTCGAGCAGCGCCGACATCGAGCGCGGCGGCTCGGGCAGGCGGGCGCTGTCGTGGTAGAAGACGAGCTGTGCTGTGCCCCAGGGGCTTTCCAGCCCGTCGGTGGGTACGGTGAAATCCGCCGAAAGTGCCGCGTTCTCGGGATCGGTCAGCGCGCGGTTGGGCAGCGCCTCGGCCCAGGGGCCGAAGAGCAGGCCCTCTTCCTTCATCGCGGCGAAATTCTCGCCATTGATCCAGATGAGGTCGATGCCGCCACCCGTATCCCTGCCGGCGGTCTTTTCCGCCAGCACGCGGCTCACCGCCTCGGCGGTGTCGCTGAGCTTGACATGTTCCAGCGTCACGCCCCGATCCGCCGCCTGCGCGCCGATCCAGGCGATGAAGGCGTTGACCGAGTCCGAGCCGCCCCAGGCGTTCCAGTAGACGGTCTGGCCCTGCGCCGCCTCGCGCACCGCCTGCCAGTCGGCGGGGTCGGGGTCTGCCCAGGCGGGCAGGGCGAGCGTGGCGGCCAGTGTTGCGGCGGCGATGACGGATTTCATTGGCGGGCCTCCCTGAGCCGGCTTTTGTCGGCATTTCCGATGCTTATGGCAAGCGCCGCCGGCGCCGGTCAAATGACATTCCGGTGGGGAAGGTTACAGACCCCGGCTTGTTTCGTCAGGCGCGCGCGCCTAGGTCTCTGAGGCAACAGATATGGAGATCCGCATGTGGGAAGAGCGCTACAATACCGAGGATTACGTGTTCGGGCGCGAGCCGGCGGCCTTCCTACGCCGGCACGAAAGCTGGCTGAAGCGGGGGGAGTTTGCGCTCTCGGTGGCCGATGGCGAGGGGCGCAACTCGGTGTTCCTGGCGGAAAAGGGCCTGAAGGTGATCGCCTGGGACGGGGCGCCCACGGCGGTGGAGAAAGCGCGGGCGCTCGCGCATGAGCGCGGGGTCGCGGTGGCCTATGAGGTGGCCGATATCGAGCACTGGGCCTGGCCCGAGGCACGGTTCGATCTGGTGCTGGGCGTGTTCATCCAGTTCGTCGGCCCTGAGGCGCGGGCGCGGCTTTTCGAGCGGATGAAACGCGCGGTGAAACCCGGTGGCGTGCTGATGCTGCACGGCTACACGCCGAAACAGCTTGATTATGGCACAGGCGGGCCGAAGGCGGTGGAGAACCTCTATACGCCCGAGCTGCTGCGCGAAGCCTTTGGCGATCTGGAGATCCGCGAGCTCGAAGCCTATGAGGCGGAGCTCGACGAGGGCGGCGGCCATGTCGGGCGCTCGGCGCTGATCGACCTCGTGGCGGTGAAGCCTTTGTCGTGACGGTGGGGGCGGCCAAGACCCTTCGAAGGGTCTTGCAAATTCCTTCGAAGGAATTTGCTCAGGCGCGGGCGGAAAACAGCCCGCGCAACCCCTCCGGCAGCGCATCGTGGCGCAGCGAGCCCAGCACCAGCGCGCCGTCGAA
The window above is part of the Salipiger abyssi genome. Proteins encoded here:
- a CDS encoding class I SAM-dependent methyltransferase gives rise to the protein MWEERYNTEDYVFGREPAAFLRRHESWLKRGEFALSVADGEGRNSVFLAEKGLKVIAWDGAPTAVEKARALAHERGVAVAYEVADIEHWAWPEARFDLVLGVFIQFVGPEARARLFERMKRAVKPGGVLMLHGYTPKQLDYGTGGPKAVENLYTPELLREAFGDLEIRELEAYEAELDEGGGHVGRSALIDLVAVKPLS
- a CDS encoding ABC transporter substrate-binding protein; translated protein: MKSVIAAATLAATLALPAWADPDPADWQAVREAAQGQTVYWNAWGGSDSVNAFIAWIGAQAADRGVTLEHVKLSDTAEAVSRVLAEKTAGRDTGGGIDLIWINGENFAAMKEEGLLFGPWAEALPNRALTDPENAALSADFTVPTDGLESPWGTAQLVFYHDSARLPEPPRSMSALLDWAEDNPGRFAFPQPPDFLGSTFLKQALIELTPDRDALSLPVTQADYAAVTAPLWEFMDALTPLLWRQGRAYPQNSARLIQLMADNEIDIGFEFNPNAAANAIANGQLPDSVRSHVHEGGTLGNASFVAIPYNANAREGAMVVANILLSPEAQARMADPEIWGLGTVLDMTRLDDADRARFEAIAAGPATLSAAELGAPLPEPHPSWMERLEEDWAARYGIAE
- a CDS encoding ABC transporter permease — translated: MLGPVAAGLAGTLLPAFGVMPALGRIEPGLMPFRDLMAWPGLPRAMALSAGTGLAATALALGLTVLICAGWQGTRAFRWLERALSPLLSVPHAAAAFGLAFLIAPSGWIARAIAPLAGWERPPDLLILQDPLGLSLIAGLVVKEVPFLLLMTLAALPALRPGQSLATARSLGYGRSTGWLLTVFPRLYPQIRLPVYAVLAFSMSVVDVALILGPSTPPTLSVQVLRWMNDPDLALRLRAAAGALLQLALTVAALGLWRLGEAVVAGLGRSRIATGRRGARDGALRGVSLLLGALSAAAVVLGLAALAVWSLAGFWGFPALLPDALTLKSWMRQGGMLIAPATETLRIALPAVAIALLLVLACLEAEQRHGLRPTQRALWLLYLPLIVPQIAFLPGLQILALVGGIDGTRAAVIAAHVIFVLPYLFLSLSDPYRAWDTRHAAVARALGASPSGVFWRVRLPMLLRPVLTAVAVGCAVSVGQFLPTLLLGGGRVPTLTTEAVALASGGARRVIGVTALAQTAAAFLPFALALLLPALIWRNRRGLRHG